A single genomic interval of Zunongwangia sp. HGR-M22 harbors:
- a CDS encoding lysylphosphatidylglycerol synthase transmembrane domain-containing protein, with translation MLGIFLIWYSYNSATPAERAELILNIKKADPFWVILSLILGTLAHLSRAYRWKFMLEPLGYKPKFSNSFMAVMAGYLANLGIPRSGEFLRAATLKTYEEIPIEKGFGTIISERLADLIILMAIISLAVILQTDHVLSYFSENDINPIFTIGIFVLLVLFGTITLIIIKKSKLSILRKIKNFAKGILEGMRSILKMRQKWAFIFHTFFIWTMYVMMFYVATFAIPETSDAGFGAILAAFVVGSFAISVTNGGIGVYPIAIGGVLTLFSISKQGGEAFGWVVWASQTLLNLVLGGLSFIFLPILNRRK, from the coding sequence ATGCTGGGGATTTTTTTAATTTGGTATAGTTATAACAGCGCCACGCCGGCAGAGCGTGCCGAGCTGATTCTAAATATCAAAAAAGCTGATCCTTTTTGGGTAATTCTATCTTTAATTTTGGGAACTTTAGCTCATCTTTCCAGAGCATATCGATGGAAATTTATGCTCGAACCTTTAGGATACAAACCAAAATTCAGCAATAGCTTTATGGCGGTTATGGCTGGATATCTTGCAAATCTAGGTATCCCAAGATCAGGAGAATTTTTAAGAGCCGCAACCCTAAAAACATACGAAGAGATTCCTATAGAAAAAGGCTTCGGGACAATTATATCTGAACGTCTGGCAGATCTCATCATTCTAATGGCTATAATTTCGCTCGCAGTTATTTTACAAACCGATCACGTTCTTAGTTATTTTTCAGAAAATGATATTAATCCAATCTTCACCATAGGTATTTTTGTCTTACTCGTACTATTTGGAACCATAACCCTGATCATAATTAAAAAATCTAAGCTTTCTATTCTCAGAAAAATAAAAAATTTTGCAAAAGGTATTCTAGAAGGTATGCGCAGTATTTTAAAAATGCGTCAGAAATGGGCATTTATTTTTCATACATTTTTTATCTGGACCATGTATGTAATGATGTTTTATGTTGCCACTTTTGCAATTCCAGAGACTAGCGATGCGGGATTTGGTGCAATTTTAGCCGCATTCGTGGTGGGATCTTTTGCAATCTCAGTAACCAATGGCGGTATTGGAGTTTACCCCATTGCTATTGGTGGAGTCTTAACACTTTTTAGTATCTCTAAACAGGGCGGGGAAGCCTTTGGATGGGTGGTTTGGGCATCCCAAACGCTCTTAAACCTTGTACTTGGCGGACTCTCATTTATTTTCCTACCAATCCTTAACAGAAGAAAATAA
- the panD gene encoding aspartate 1-decarboxylase, with protein MQVHVVKSKIHRVKVTGADLNYIGSITIDEDLMDAANIIEGEKVQIVNNNNGERLETYAIPGPRNSGEITLNGAAARKVAKGDVLILICYAIMDFEEAKAFKPAIVFPNEENNLLN; from the coding sequence ATGCAAGTTCACGTAGTTAAATCTAAAATTCATCGTGTAAAAGTAACCGGCGCCGATCTAAATTATATTGGCAGTATCACCATAGACGAGGATCTAATGGATGCAGCAAATATTATTGAAGGTGAAAAAGTTCAAATTGTAAATAACAACAATGGCGAGCGTTTAGAAACTTATGCTATCCCAGGACCAAGAAATTCTGGAGAAATTACCTTAAATGGTGCTGCAGCTAGAAAGGTGGCTAAAGGTGATGTGCTAATTTTAATCTGCTATGCTATAATGGATTTCGAAGAAGCTAAAGCTTTTAAGCCGGCTATTGTTTTCCCTAACGAAGAGAATAATCTGCTTAACTAA
- the radA gene encoding DNA repair protein RadA yields the protein MAKVKTAYYCQNCGAQYSKWQGRCNSCGDWNTIVEEVIEKPDKKDWKTSAKTEKKRAAKPLRLNEIETAPEYRWKTGNTELDRVLGGGLVSGSLTLLGGEPGIGKSTLLLQISLSFPYKVLYVSGEESQQQIKMRAERIDPNSTNCYILTETKTQNIFRQIEEVSPEVVIIDSIQTIHSDYIESAPGNISQIRECTAELIKFAKESNVPVILIGHITKEGSIAGPKVLEHMVDTVLQFEGDRNHVYRILRANKNRFGSTHELGIYEMQGSGLREVSNPSEILISKNDQDLSGTAIASTLEGMRPLMIEIQALVSTAVYGTPQRSATGYNVKRLNMLLAVLEKRAGFRLGAKDVFLNITGGISVDDPAIDLAVVAAILSSNEDIAIEKDICFAAEVGLAGEIRPITRADQRILEAEKLGFAKIMISTQSKLPKSSYAIKVIRVSKIEDVVSHLFE from the coding sequence ATGGCGAAGGTTAAAACAGCTTATTACTGTCAAAATTGCGGTGCGCAATATTCTAAGTGGCAGGGACGATGCAATTCCTGCGGAGATTGGAATACTATTGTAGAAGAAGTAATTGAAAAACCAGACAAAAAGGACTGGAAAACCTCAGCAAAAACCGAGAAGAAAAGAGCTGCTAAGCCCTTACGTCTTAATGAGATTGAAACCGCTCCTGAATACCGCTGGAAAACCGGAAACACCGAATTAGATCGTGTTTTGGGTGGCGGCCTGGTTTCAGGCTCACTAACCTTACTTGGCGGAGAACCCGGTATAGGAAAAAGTACGCTATTATTACAAATCTCGTTAAGTTTTCCTTACAAAGTGTTATACGTTTCAGGAGAGGAAAGCCAGCAGCAAATAAAAATGCGTGCAGAGCGTATAGATCCAAATTCGACAAATTGCTATATTCTCACTGAAACAAAAACACAGAATATCTTCAGGCAAATTGAAGAAGTTTCTCCGGAAGTTGTTATTATTGATTCCATCCAAACCATACACAGTGATTACATTGAAAGCGCTCCCGGTAATATTTCTCAAATTAGAGAATGTACGGCAGAATTAATAAAATTCGCCAAAGAAAGTAATGTACCCGTAATTCTTATTGGGCATATCACTAAAGAAGGTAGCATTGCGGGTCCAAAAGTATTAGAGCATATGGTAGATACGGTACTTCAGTTTGAAGGAGATCGTAATCACGTATACCGAATTTTAAGAGCTAATAAAAACCGCTTTGGAAGCACTCACGAATTGGGCATTTACGAAATGCAGGGAAGCGGTTTACGCGAAGTAAGCAATCCTTCAGAAATATTAATTAGTAAAAACGATCAAGATTTAAGCGGTACCGCTATCGCAAGTACTTTAGAAGGAATGCGCCCGCTAATGATTGAGATTCAGGCATTAGTAAGCACTGCTGTTTATGGAACTCCGCAACGCTCAGCAACCGGCTATAATGTTAAGCGACTTAATATGCTTTTAGCCGTTTTAGAAAAGCGTGCAGGCTTCAGATTAGGCGCAAAAGATGTTTTTCTAAATATCACTGGCGGAATTAGCGTAGATGATCCTGCAATTGATCTTGCCGTTGTCGCAGCCATTCTCTCTTCTAACGAGGATATTGCTATTGAAAAAGATATTTGTTTTGCTGCTGAAGTTGGCTTAGCCGGAGAAATACGCCCAATAACTCGCGCCGATCAAAGAATTTTGGAAGCTGAAAAACTTGGGTTTGCAAAAATTATGATTTCTACTCAAAGTAAACTTCCAAAATCTAGTTATGCAATTAAGGTAATACGCGTTTCTAAAATAGAAGATGTAGTTAGCCATTTATTTGAATAA
- a CDS encoding F0F1 ATP synthase subunit epsilon: MYLEIVTPEAVVFQSEIEAVKVPGIDGEFQMLNNHAPIVSTLTEGTVKINLTASNTEVTSKLSSEFKQEGKELFYHIKGGVLEMKDNKAIILAD; the protein is encoded by the coding sequence ATGTATTTAGAAATCGTAACTCCAGAAGCAGTTGTTTTTCAATCTGAAATTGAAGCTGTAAAGGTTCCAGGAATTGATGGTGAGTTTCAGATGCTTAATAATCACGCACCCATCGTTTCTACTTTAACAGAAGGTACGGTAAAGATCAATCTTACTGCTTCAAATACTGAAGTGACTTCTAAGTTATCTTCAGAATTTAAACAAGAAGGAAAAGAATTATTCTACCACATTAAAGGTGGAGTGCTGGAAATGAAAGATAATAAGGCAATCATTCTAGCCGACTAA
- the atpD gene encoding F0F1 ATP synthase subunit beta has product MSKVTGKVAQVIGPVVDVSFSSENVELPKIYDSLEIKREDGSILVLEVQTHIGENTVRAISMDSTDGLSRGVEVVATGAPIQMPIGKDIYGRLFNVVGDAIDGLGNLPKAGEAGLPIHREAPKFEDLSVSTEVLFTGIKVIDLIEPYAKGGKIGLFGGAGVGKTVLIQELINNIAKGHGGLSVFAGVGERTREGNDLLREMLESGIIKYGDDFMHSMEDGGWDLKKVDKDVMRESKATFVFGQMNEPPGARARVALSGLTIAEYFRDGAGEGQGKDVLFFVDNIFRFTQAGSEVSALLGRMPSAVGYQPTLATEMGAMQERITSTKNGSITSVQAVYVPADDLTDPAPATTFAHLDATTVLSRKIAELGIYPAVDPLDSTSRILTPDILGNDHYDCAQRVKELLQRYKELQDIIAILGMEELSEEDKLAVSRARRVQRFLSQPFHVAEQFTGLKGVLVDIKETIKGFNMIMDGELDHLPEAAFNLKGTIEEAIEAGEKMLAES; this is encoded by the coding sequence ATGTCTAAAGTAACAGGTAAAGTTGCCCAGGTTATTGGCCCTGTAGTTGATGTTTCCTTCAGCTCAGAGAACGTAGAATTACCAAAGATTTACGATTCTTTGGAGATTAAAAGAGAAGATGGTTCTATTTTAGTTTTAGAGGTGCAAACACATATAGGTGAAAATACTGTTAGAGCTATTTCGATGGATTCTACCGATGGGCTAAGCCGTGGCGTAGAAGTTGTAGCTACCGGAGCTCCTATCCAGATGCCTATTGGTAAAGATATATACGGCCGTTTATTTAACGTAGTAGGAGATGCTATCGATGGTTTAGGAAATCTACCCAAAGCAGGTGAAGCAGGATTGCCAATTCACCGTGAAGCGCCAAAATTCGAAGACTTATCTGTTTCTACTGAAGTTTTATTTACTGGTATTAAAGTAATCGACCTTATCGAACCTTATGCAAAAGGTGGTAAGATTGGATTATTTGGTGGTGCCGGGGTAGGTAAAACCGTATTAATTCAGGAATTAATTAACAATATTGCAAAAGGTCATGGTGGTCTTTCTGTATTTGCCGGTGTAGGTGAACGTACTCGTGAAGGTAACGACCTTCTTAGAGAGATGCTTGAATCTGGTATTATCAAATACGGGGACGATTTTATGCACTCTATGGAAGATGGAGGATGGGATCTTAAGAAAGTAGATAAAGATGTAATGAGAGAATCTAAGGCTACTTTCGTATTTGGACAGATGAATGAGCCACCGGGAGCACGTGCTCGTGTTGCTTTATCTGGTCTTACTATTGCAGAATATTTCCGTGATGGCGCAGGAGAAGGACAAGGAAAAGATGTTCTTTTCTTCGTAGATAATATTTTCCGATTTACTCAGGCTGGTTCAGAGGTGTCTGCACTTCTTGGGCGTATGCCTTCAGCGGTAGGTTATCAGCCAACTCTAGCTACAGAGATGGGTGCGATGCAGGAAAGAATTACTTCAACTAAAAATGGTTCGATTACATCTGTACAGGCGGTTTACGTACCTGCAGATGACCTTACCGACCCTGCACCAGCAACAACTTTTGCTCACTTAGATGCAACAACAGTACTTTCTCGTAAGATTGCCGAGCTAGGTATTTATCCTGCGGTAGATCCTTTGGATTCTACTTCAAGAATCCTTACTCCAGACATCTTAGGTAACGATCATTATGATTGTGCTCAACGAGTAAAAGAACTTTTACAACGTTATAAAGAATTACAGGATATTATTGCGATTCTTGGTATGGAAGAACTTTCTGAAGAAGATAAACTTGCGGTATCGCGTGCAAGACGTGTTCAACGTTTCCTTTCTCAGCCATTCCACGTAGCAGAGCAGTTTACTGGTCTTAAAGGTGTGCTTGTAGATATTAAAGAAACGATCAAAGGATTTAATATGATCATGGATGGTGAGTTAGATCACCTTCCTGAAGCAGCTTTTAACCTTAAAGGGACTATCGAAGAAGCGATCGAGGCTGGAGAGAAAATGCTAGCTGAATCATAA
- the panC gene encoding pantoate--beta-alanine ligase: protein MQVFKEKEQLRATLANIKSANKTIGLVPTMGALHDGHLYLVNEAFKSCDQVVVSIFVNPTQFDNPSDLEKYPRDLDKDIDLIRKISENIIVFTPNANELYGDKVISQHFDFDGLDSVMEGKHRNGHFDGVGTVVKLLFETAEPDKAFFGEKDYQQLQIIKKLTEIERIPVEIIGCPILREESGLARSSRNERLNDLQREKAAFIYATLKETQTLFGTESANYINDWVEQQFKNYPFLELEYFEISDAETLKEITEKREGISYRAFIAAYAGDIRLIDNLALNN from the coding sequence ATGCAGGTTTTTAAAGAAAAGGAACAGCTAAGGGCTACCTTAGCAAACATCAAGTCGGCCAATAAAACGATTGGTTTAGTCCCTACAATGGGGGCTTTGCACGACGGCCACTTATACCTTGTTAATGAAGCTTTTAAATCCTGCGATCAGGTTGTGGTAAGCATATTTGTTAACCCTACACAGTTCGACAATCCCAGCGACCTAGAAAAGTATCCCAGAGACCTCGATAAAGACATCGATTTAATTAGAAAAATATCTGAAAATATCATTGTTTTCACTCCAAATGCAAACGAATTGTACGGTGATAAAGTCATTTCGCAACATTTTGACTTTGACGGATTAGATAGTGTGATGGAGGGAAAACATAGAAACGGACATTTTGACGGAGTGGGAACGGTGGTTAAACTTTTATTTGAAACCGCAGAACCAGATAAAGCATTTTTTGGTGAAAAGGATTATCAGCAATTACAGATTATCAAAAAACTTACAGAGATAGAGCGTATTCCCGTAGAAATCATTGGCTGTCCTATACTTCGAGAAGAATCTGGCCTCGCAAGGAGTAGCAGAAACGAACGACTTAATGACTTACAAAGGGAAAAAGCTGCCTTTATCTATGCGACATTAAAAGAAACTCAAACGTTATTTGGCACAGAAAGTGCAAATTACATTAATGATTGGGTAGAGCAACAGTTTAAGAATTATCCATTTTTAGAACTGGAATATTTTGAAATATCCGATGCTGAAACTTTAAAAGAAATAACAGAAAAAAGAGAGGGAATATCTTACCGGGCTTTTATCGCTGCTTATGCAGGCGATATTAGACTTATAGACAATCTTGCTCTTAATAATTAA
- a CDS encoding alpha/beta hydrolase: protein MIKKLLLAVAIIFPWIIAAQTTYETIASDKLGASREIKIQLPRNYDKNKEKSYPVMLVLDGDYLFEPVAGMIDYYSYWEDAPEMIVIGINQNNSREADSYYDEERYLPSEQGAAFFEFLGMELMKSIAEKYRVAPFHVIVGHDLTANFMNYYLLKDKPIFDAYINLSPDYAPKMSVRLNEIFQKSEKRIWYYLATGSDDIPQLQESILSFDVLLKDLNNTLIEYDFDNFENSTHYSLVGKAIPAAIDNIFEIYRPISQEEYQTKLLQTSISLSEYLQDKYTTINELFGLQKQIRLNDFLAINQAIEKTKRWEDFKDLSKMAADHYPNTMLATYFEARWEEETGNPQRAIKIYQKAYSQKPISFLTTDFMLERAEEIKKANR from the coding sequence ATGATAAAAAAACTACTATTAGCAGTAGCCATTATCTTTCCATGGATAATTGCTGCTCAAACTACCTACGAAACAATAGCATCAGATAAACTTGGTGCAAGTCGCGAAATAAAAATTCAGCTACCAAGAAATTACGATAAAAATAAAGAAAAATCATATCCAGTTATGTTAGTATTGGATGGCGATTATTTATTTGAACCAGTAGCCGGAATGATAGATTATTATTCTTATTGGGAAGACGCTCCAGAAATGATCGTAATTGGAATAAATCAAAATAACAGCAGGGAAGCTGACTCTTATTACGATGAAGAACGCTATTTACCGAGCGAACAAGGAGCTGCTTTTTTCGAGTTCTTAGGAATGGAACTCATGAAGAGTATTGCAGAAAAATATCGTGTTGCGCCTTTTCATGTAATTGTGGGGCACGACCTTACTGCCAATTTCATGAATTACTATCTTTTAAAAGACAAACCGATATTTGATGCCTACATCAATCTTAGTCCCGATTACGCACCAAAAATGTCGGTAAGATTGAATGAAATTTTTCAAAAATCTGAAAAAAGAATTTGGTATTACCTTGCTACAGGATCAGATGATATCCCACAATTACAGGAAAGCATTTTAAGTTTTGATGTATTATTAAAAGATCTAAATAACACATTAATTGAATACGATTTTGATAACTTCGAAAATTCAACGCATTACTCGTTAGTTGGGAAAGCGATACCAGCGGCTATAGATAATATTTTCGAAATTTATCGACCTATTTCTCAAGAAGAATATCAAACAAAATTACTACAAACAAGTATTAGCCTTTCTGAATATTTACAGGATAAATACACTACGATTAATGAGCTTTTTGGTCTTCAGAAACAAATTAGACTCAATGATTTTCTTGCGATCAATCAAGCTATTGAAAAAACCAAGCGCTGGGAAGATTTTAAAGATTTAAGTAAAATGGCTGCCGATCATTATCCCAACACGATGCTTGCTACGTATTTTGAAGCCAGATGGGAAGAAGAAACCGGCAATCCCCAACGCGCTATTAAAATCTATCAAAAAGCATACAGCCAAAAACCAATTTCCTTTCTAACTACAGATTTTATGTTGGAAAGAGCCGAAGAAATTAAAAAAGCCAATCGTTAA
- the glmS gene encoding glutamine--fructose-6-phosphate transaminase (isomerizing): MCGIVGYIGHRDAYNVVIEGLKRLEYRGYDSAGIALYDGEQLKVCKTKGKVADLEQKVQESITSNGSIAIGHTRWATHGQPNDINSHPHLSNSGNLAIIHNGIIENYDSLRKELKKRGYTFKSDTDTEVLVNLIEDVIKNEGVKLGKAVQIALNQTVGAYAIAVFDKRKPDEIVVARLGSPLAIGIGEDEYFIASDASPFIAYTNNAIYLEDGEMAVVRDGKDVKVRKIHNDSEVAAYVHELQLNLEQIEKGGYDHFMLKEIYEQPNAIRDTYRGRLLADQGIIKMAGVDDNIDRISKAKRILIVGCGTSWHAGLVAEYIFEDMARIPVEVEYASEFRYRNPVITEDDVVIAISQSGETADTMAAIKLAKEKGAFVFGVCNVVGSSISRETIAGAYTHAGPEIGVASTKAFTTQITVLTLMALKLGKYKGTISDSDFRLHLQALEAIPQKVEKLLQTDKVIKEIAETYKNTRNCIYLGRGYNFPVALEGALKLKEISYIHAEGYPAAEMKHGPIALIDEEMPVVVIAVRKGHYEKVVSNIQEIKSRKGKIISVVTEGDTEVKELADHVIEIPETIESFTPLLTTIPLQLLSYHIAVMLGKNVDQPRNLAKSVTVE; this comes from the coding sequence ATGTGCGGAATAGTTGGATATATTGGGCATAGAGATGCTTATAATGTTGTTATAGAAGGTTTAAAACGTTTAGAGTATCGTGGGTATGATAGTGCGGGTATTGCACTTTATGATGGAGAACAACTTAAGGTTTGTAAAACGAAGGGTAAAGTAGCAGATCTAGAGCAAAAAGTTCAGGAGTCTATTACATCGAATGGGTCTATTGCAATAGGTCATACCCGGTGGGCAACGCACGGTCAACCCAATGACATTAATTCACATCCGCATTTATCGAATTCTGGTAATCTTGCTATAATCCATAATGGAATTATCGAAAATTACGATTCTCTTCGTAAAGAATTAAAGAAACGTGGCTACACATTCAAGAGTGATACCGATACTGAAGTTTTGGTGAATCTTATTGAAGATGTTATTAAAAATGAAGGTGTTAAGCTAGGTAAAGCAGTTCAGATCGCTTTAAATCAAACAGTAGGAGCCTATGCTATTGCTGTTTTTGATAAAAGAAAACCAGATGAAATAGTAGTAGCGCGGTTAGGAAGTCCTTTGGCAATTGGAATAGGTGAAGATGAATATTTTATCGCTTCAGATGCTTCTCCTTTTATCGCGTACACCAATAACGCTATTTATCTGGAAGACGGTGAAATGGCGGTTGTTAGAGATGGTAAAGATGTTAAGGTCCGTAAAATTCATAATGATTCTGAAGTTGCTGCGTACGTTCATGAACTTCAACTTAATCTAGAGCAAATAGAAAAAGGTGGTTACGATCACTTTATGCTAAAGGAAATTTACGAGCAACCCAATGCAATAAGGGACACCTATAGAGGCAGATTGTTGGCCGATCAGGGAATTATTAAAATGGCTGGTGTAGATGATAATATAGACCGTATCTCGAAGGCTAAGCGTATTTTAATTGTAGGTTGTGGTACTTCATGGCATGCAGGATTGGTAGCTGAGTACATTTTTGAAGATATGGCTCGTATTCCAGTAGAAGTGGAGTATGCTTCAGAATTTAGATATAGAAATCCCGTTATTACCGAAGATGATGTTGTAATCGCTATTTCTCAAAGTGGAGAAACAGCAGATACCATGGCTGCTATAAAATTAGCGAAAGAAAAGGGCGCTTTTGTATTTGGTGTATGTAATGTGGTAGGATCATCAATCTCCAGAGAAACAATCGCAGGCGCTTATACTCATGCAGGTCCCGAAATTGGAGTAGCTTCAACAAAAGCATTTACAACTCAAATTACGGTTTTAACCCTAATGGCTTTAAAACTTGGTAAATATAAAGGGACAATTTCAGATTCAGATTTTAGATTGCATCTACAAGCGTTGGAAGCCATTCCGCAAAAAGTAGAAAAATTATTGCAAACTGATAAGGTGATCAAAGAAATCGCTGAAACCTATAAAAATACCCGAAACTGTATTTATTTAGGTAGAGGATATAATTTCCCTGTAGCGTTAGAAGGGGCCTTAAAACTTAAAGAGATTTCTTATATTCATGCTGAAGGTTATCCTGCGGCAGAGATGAAACATGGGCCAATCGCTTTAATTGATGAAGAAATGCCGGTTGTGGTAATCGCTGTTCGTAAAGGACATTACGAAAAAGTAGTAAGCAATATCCAAGAAATAAAATCCAGAAAAGGTAAGATTATAAGTGTGGTGACTGAAGGCGATACAGAGGTGAAGGAGCTTGCAGATCATGTGATTGAAATTCCTGAAACAATCGAATCTTTTACTCCGTTACTAACTACAATTCCGTTGCAATTACTTTCTTATCATATTGCAGTAATGTTAGGTAAAAATGTAGATCAACCCCGGAATCTTGCAAAATCGGTAACGGTAGAGTAA
- a CDS encoding DUF4270 domain-containing protein, producing the protein MNLYRRILKIATVPVVIFLLASCDDDFSNVGGEVIGNPSGVEVREYDINAYTVDLKSIESNRNFAVGQTPQYPKLLGVYNHPVFGQKLASVLSQVSISQTSPQFPDGAILDSVVLNMPYYSRQTRNADGDTEYTLDSIYGSGAFKLSIYESNYFLSDYDPEQNFEKRQKYYSDQQDVFEQFLNNDPIYVNESFRPSADKIRIIRPNGEGENDTVYSAPSLRVKLDKEFFQQKIFDKEGSQELSSQSNFKDYFRGLFLKAEPVGNSGSMILFNFASSSGVKMYYSYEEETTDDEDQTVDVKVIDSLGLNFTGNRVNTFKGEYPQQVQENIANGSENLYIDGGEGTIGVVELFNEGELEDLRSENFIINEANLELYLKSDEMNGAEEPSRLYLYDINNNSVLVDYNINQSDVNTNNPLNSRTIFSSKPETDEETGVTKYTLRLTQHIFNLIENDSTNVRLGIAVTSNINQAGNIAAKESTPVLTGDNKLDVVPAASAITPEGAVFYGSEAANEERRLKLKIYYTDTDQ; encoded by the coding sequence ATGAATTTATACAGAAGGATTTTAAAAATAGCAACAGTTCCTGTTGTTATTTTTCTTTTAGCATCTTGCGATGATGATTTTAGTAATGTTGGTGGAGAGGTTATCGGAAATCCATCTGGCGTAGAGGTGCGTGAATACGACATCAATGCCTATACTGTCGATTTAAAATCGATCGAGTCTAACCGGAATTTTGCGGTTGGCCAGACTCCTCAATATCCCAAACTCTTAGGAGTTTATAATCATCCCGTTTTTGGACAAAAATTAGCCAGTGTACTTTCACAAGTGAGTATCTCGCAAACTTCGCCTCAATTTCCCGATGGTGCAATTTTAGATAGTGTGGTACTTAATATGCCATATTACAGTAGGCAAACAAGAAATGCAGATGGGGATACAGAATATACACTAGATAGTATTTATGGTAGTGGCGCTTTTAAATTAAGTATCTATGAGTCTAATTACTTTTTAAGCGATTACGATCCTGAACAAAACTTTGAGAAAAGACAAAAATACTATTCAGATCAACAGGATGTATTTGAGCAATTCTTAAATAACGATCCTATTTATGTGAATGAGAGTTTTAGGCCTTCAGCAGATAAAATACGGATTATAAGACCCAATGGAGAAGGTGAAAATGACACCGTTTACAGTGCGCCTTCATTACGGGTTAAGTTAGATAAAGAATTTTTTCAGCAGAAAATATTTGATAAAGAAGGAAGTCAGGAATTATCAAGTCAAAGTAATTTTAAAGATTATTTTAGAGGACTTTTCCTTAAGGCGGAGCCTGTTGGGAATAGTGGAAGTATGATTCTTTTCAATTTTGCTTCAAGTTCTGGTGTGAAAATGTACTATTCTTACGAAGAAGAAACTACAGATGATGAAGATCAAACTGTAGATGTAAAAGTAATAGACAGTCTTGGATTAAACTTTACTGGTAATAGAGTAAATACCTTTAAAGGAGAGTACCCTCAGCAAGTTCAAGAGAATATTGCTAATGGATCTGAAAATCTTTATATTGACGGAGGTGAAGGAACTATTGGAGTTGTAGAGCTTTTTAATGAAGGAGAATTAGAAGATTTAAGATCTGAGAATTTTATTATCAATGAAGCAAACCTGGAGTTATATCTTAAAAGTGATGAAATGAACGGTGCTGAAGAACCATCGCGACTTTACCTTTATGATATCAATAATAATTCAGTTTTAGTCGATTATAATATAAATCAAAGTGACGTAAATACGAACAATCCTCTTAATTCTAGAACAATATTTTCATCGAAACCTGAAACAGATGAGGAAACGGGAGTTACAAAATATACACTAAGATTAACGCAACACATCTTTAATTTAATAGAAAACGATTCTACAAATGTAAGATTAGGAATTGCGGTAACTTCTAATATTAATCAGGCTGGTAATATAGCTGCAAAAGAAAGTACACCGGTATTAACTGGCGATAATAAATTAGACGTTGTTCCGGCTGCTTCAGCGATTACTCCAGAGGGAGCTGTATTTTATGGATCGGAAGCTGCAAACGAAGAAAGAAGACTAAAGTTAAAAATATACTATACAGATACAGACCAGTAA
- a CDS encoding glycogen/starch synthase — MKDKRILYVSSEVIPYLPETEISSTSFEAAKMVNNLGGQIRIFMPRFGNINERRHQLHEVIRLSGMNMVINDLDMPLIIKVASIPKERMQVYFIDNEDYFKRKATLSDEDGNLFEDNDERAIFFAKGVIETVKKLNWSPDVIHVHGWLAYMLPLYLRNYYGNEPLFKDAKIVTSIYNENFEGTLDEEMREKILFDGMEKRDLKHLKEPSFVNLAKTAADNSDALIVGSDDLPEDLLDYLKKINKPLLPYKTREEFSQAYQDFYTTKVLAE, encoded by the coding sequence ATGAAAGATAAGAGGATATTGTACGTCTCGTCTGAAGTTATACCTTACTTACCTGAAACCGAAATATCATCCACATCTTTTGAAGCCGCAAAAATGGTGAATAACCTTGGAGGGCAAATTCGAATTTTTATGCCAAGGTTTGGTAATATAAATGAGCGCCGCCATCAACTTCATGAGGTTATAAGGCTTTCTGGGATGAATATGGTGATTAATGATTTGGACATGCCATTAATCATAAAAGTTGCTTCGATCCCAAAAGAGAGAATGCAGGTTTACTTTATAGATAACGAAGATTATTTTAAAAGAAAAGCAACACTTTCTGATGAGGATGGTAATCTTTTTGAAGACAATGACGAGCGCGCCATCTTTTTTGCCAAAGGTGTGATCGAAACTGTAAAGAAATTAAACTGGTCTCCAGATGTTATACACGTACATGGTTGGCTTGCGTATATGTTGCCGTTATATCTAAGAAATTACTATGGTAATGAGCCTCTTTTTAAAGATGCGAAAATAGTTACTTCAATTTACAATGAAAACTTTGAAGGAACGTTAGATGAAGAGATGAGAGAGAAAATCTTGTTTGACGGAATGGAAAAGAGAGATCTTAAGCACCTAAAGGAGCCAAGCTTTGTTAATTTAGCAAAAACAGCTGCAGATAACTCTGACGCTTTGATTGTGGGGAGTGATGATCTTCCTGAAGATTTACTGGATTATTTAAAGAAAATCAATAAACCTTTACTTCCATACAAAACAAGAGAAGAGTTCTCGCAAGCATATCAAGATTTTTACACTACAAAAGTATTAGCGGAATAG